Proteins encoded by one window of Streptomyces sp. NBC_01477:
- the sufB gene encoding Fe-S cluster assembly protein SufB gives MTAPTETTHPELEGIGTYEYGWADSDAAGAAAQRGLSEAVVRDISAKKSEPEWMLKLRLKGLRLFGKKPMPTWGSDLSGIDFDNIKYFVRSTEKQAESWEDLPEDIKNTYDRLGIPEAEKQRLVAGVAAQYESEVVYHQIREDLEEQGVIFMDTDTALREHPELFQEYYGTVIPAGDNKFASLNTAVWSGGSFIYVPKGVRVDIPLQAYFRINTENMGQFERTLIIVDEDAYVHYVEGCTAPIYKSDSLHSAVVEIIVKKGGRCRYTTIQNWSNNVYNLVTKRAVAYEGATMEWVDGNIGSKVTMKYPAVYLMGEHAKGETLSIAFAGEGQHQDAGAKMVHMAPNTSSNIVSKSVARGGGRTSYRGLIEIGEGAAGSKSNVLCDALLIDTVSRSDTYPYVDVREDDVSMGHEATVSKVSDDQLFYLMSRGMTEFEAMAMIVRGFVEPIAKELPMEYALELNRLIELQMEGSVG, from the coding sequence ATGACTGCTCCCACGGAGACCACTCACCCGGAGCTCGAAGGCATCGGCACGTACGAGTACGGCTGGGCCGACTCCGATGCCGCGGGCGCCGCCGCGCAGCGCGGCCTGTCCGAAGCCGTCGTCCGCGACATCTCCGCGAAGAAGTCCGAGCCCGAGTGGATGCTCAAGCTCCGGCTCAAGGGTCTGCGGCTGTTCGGCAAGAAGCCCATGCCGACCTGGGGCTCGGACCTGTCCGGCATCGACTTCGACAACATCAAGTACTTCGTGCGGTCCACCGAGAAGCAGGCGGAGTCCTGGGAGGACCTGCCCGAGGACATCAAGAACACCTACGACCGGCTCGGCATCCCCGAGGCCGAGAAGCAGCGGCTGGTCGCCGGTGTCGCGGCGCAGTACGAGTCCGAGGTCGTCTACCACCAGATCCGCGAGGACCTGGAGGAGCAGGGCGTCATCTTCATGGACACCGACACCGCGCTGCGCGAGCACCCGGAGCTGTTCCAGGAGTACTACGGCACGGTCATCCCGGCCGGCGACAACAAGTTCGCGTCGCTGAACACGGCGGTGTGGTCCGGCGGCTCGTTCATCTACGTGCCGAAGGGCGTGCGCGTCGACATCCCGCTGCAGGCCTACTTCCGTATCAACACCGAGAACATGGGCCAGTTCGAGCGGACGCTGATCATCGTCGACGAGGACGCCTACGTCCACTACGTCGAGGGCTGCACCGCGCCGATCTACAAGTCCGACTCGCTGCACTCGGCGGTCGTGGAGATCATCGTGAAGAAGGGCGGCCGGTGCCGCTACACGACGATCCAGAACTGGTCGAACAACGTGTACAACCTGGTGACCAAGCGCGCTGTCGCCTACGAGGGCGCCACCATGGAGTGGGTCGACGGCAACATCGGCTCCAAGGTCACCATGAAGTACCCGGCGGTCTACCTGATGGGTGAGCACGCCAAGGGCGAGACGCTGTCCATCGCCTTCGCCGGCGAGGGCCAGCACCAGGACGCCGGCGCCAAGATGGTGCACATGGCGCCGAACACCTCCTCGAACATCGTCTCCAAGTCGGTGGCCCGCGGCGGCGGCCGCACCTCCTACCGCGGTCTGATCGAGATCGGCGAGGGCGCGGCCGGATCGAAGTCGAACGTGCTGTGCGACGCGCTGCTGATCGACACGGTCTCGCGCTCCGACACCTACCCGTACGTGGACGTCCGCGAGGACGACGTGTCCATGGGCCACGAGGCCACCGTCTCCAAGGTCTCCGACGACCAGCTCTTCTACCTGATGAGCCGCGGCATGACGGAGTTCGAGGCGATGGCGATGATCGTGCGCGGCTTCGTCGAGCCGATCGCCAAGGAACTGCCGATGGAGTACGCCCTGGAGCTCAACCGGCTGATCGAGCTCCAGATGGAGGGCTCCGTGGGCTAG
- the sufD gene encoding Fe-S cluster assembly protein SufD, whose amino-acid sequence MADNTPAGSTTDGAITVGQPADARVSAAPSYDVADFPVPHGREEEWRFTPLERLRGLHDGTAEATGALRVEVTAPDGVTVQTVDRTDPRVGRAGKPVDRVAAQAFSSFEKASVVSIPAEAVLTEPVRIAVHGEGGTVYGHQIVEVGAFAEAVVVIDHTGDTTLAGNTEYLIGDGAKLTVVSVQDWDDTAVHAAQHTALIGRDATFKSVVVTFGGDLVRLSPRVGYGAPGGEAELYGLYFTDTGQHQEHRLFIDHDTPHCRSNVAYKGALQGQDAHAVWIGDVLIRAAAEGTDTYELNRNLVLTDGARVDSVPNLEIETGEIVGAGHASATGRFDDEQLFYLQSRGIREEDARRLVVRGFFGELVQQIGLPDLEERLMAKIDAELEASVG is encoded by the coding sequence ATGGCTGACAACACCCCTGCGGGCAGCACCACGGACGGTGCCATCACGGTGGGACAGCCCGCCGACGCCCGGGTCAGCGCGGCCCCGTCCTACGACGTGGCCGACTTCCCGGTGCCGCACGGCCGCGAGGAGGAGTGGCGCTTCACTCCGCTGGAGCGGCTGCGCGGGCTGCACGACGGCACCGCCGAGGCCACCGGCGCCCTGCGGGTCGAGGTGACCGCGCCGGACGGCGTCACGGTGCAGACGGTGGACCGCACCGACCCGCGGGTCGGCAGGGCGGGCAAACCGGTCGACCGGGTCGCCGCCCAGGCGTTCAGCTCCTTCGAGAAGGCCTCGGTCGTCAGCATCCCCGCCGAAGCGGTCCTGACCGAGCCGGTCAGGATCGCCGTGCACGGCGAGGGCGGCACGGTCTACGGCCACCAGATCGTCGAGGTCGGCGCCTTCGCCGAGGCCGTCGTCGTCATCGACCACACCGGTGACACCACGCTGGCCGGCAACACCGAGTACCTGATCGGCGACGGTGCCAAGCTCACCGTGGTCTCCGTGCAGGACTGGGACGACACCGCCGTGCACGCCGCCCAGCACACCGCGCTGATCGGCCGGGACGCCACCTTCAAGTCGGTGGTCGTCACCTTCGGCGGCGACCTGGTCCGGCTGAGCCCGCGGGTCGGGTACGGCGCCCCCGGCGGCGAGGCCGAGCTGTACGGGCTGTACTTCACCGACACCGGCCAGCACCAGGAGCACCGGCTCTTCATCGACCACGACACCCCGCACTGCCGCTCCAACGTGGCCTACAAGGGCGCGCTCCAGGGCCAGGACGCCCACGCGGTGTGGATCGGCGACGTGCTGATCAGGGCAGCCGCCGAGGGCACCGACACCTACGAGCTGAACCGCAACCTCGTCCTCACCGACGGCGCCCGGGTCGACTCGGTGCCGAACCTGGAGATCGAGACCGGCGAGATCGTCGGCGCGGGCCACGCCTCGGCGACCGGCCGCTTCGACGACGAGCAGCTGTTCTACCTGCAGTCCCGCGGCATCCGCGAGGAGGACGCCCGCCGCCTGGTGGTCCGCGGCTTCTTCGGCGAGCTGGTGCAGCAGATCGGCCTGCCCGACCTCGAAGAGCGGCTGATGGCGAAGATCGACGCCGAACTGGAGGCGTCCGTCGGATGA
- a CDS encoding ABC transporter permease has translation MTATTGTTTGTAYAAGSFTPAPGAARTATMIRAQAVLETKMLLRNGEQLLLTVVIPALLLVVFSGVDIVDTGAGKSVDFLTPGILALAVLSTAFTGQAIATGFERRYGVLKRLGASPLPRWALLTAKTCSVLVTELLQVALLTVIAFALGWSPHGNPLAVLALLLLGTAAFSGLGLLMAGTLKAEATLAAANLVFLLLLVGGGVIVPMDKFSGPVRSVLELLPVSALSDGLRDVLQHGAGTPWGDLGILAVWAAVGLAAAGRFFRWE, from the coding sequence ATGACCGCCACCACGGGCACCACCACGGGGACGGCGTACGCGGCCGGGTCCTTCACCCCCGCGCCGGGCGCCGCCCGTACCGCGACGATGATCCGCGCGCAGGCCGTCCTGGAGACGAAGATGCTGCTGCGCAACGGCGAGCAGCTGCTGCTGACCGTGGTGATCCCGGCGCTGCTGCTGGTCGTCTTCAGCGGCGTCGACATCGTGGACACCGGCGCGGGCAAGTCGGTGGACTTCCTGACCCCGGGCATCCTGGCGCTCGCGGTGCTGTCCACCGCCTTCACCGGGCAGGCCATCGCGACCGGCTTCGAGCGGCGCTACGGGGTGCTCAAGCGGCTGGGCGCCTCGCCGCTGCCGCGCTGGGCGCTGCTGACCGCCAAGACCTGCTCGGTGCTGGTCACCGAACTGCTCCAGGTGGCGCTGCTGACGGTGATCGCCTTCGCGCTCGGCTGGTCGCCGCACGGCAACCCGCTGGCCGTGCTGGCGCTGCTGCTGCTCGGCACCGCCGCCTTCTCCGGCCTCGGGCTGCTGATGGCCGGCACCCTCAAGGCCGAGGCGACGCTGGCCGCCGCGAACCTGGTCTTCCTGCTGCTGCTGGTCGGCGGCGGGGTGATCGTGCCGATGGACAAGTTCTCCGGTCCCGTGCGGTCGGTGCTCGAACTGCTGCCCGTCTCCGCCCTCTCCGACGGGCTGCGGGACGTGCTCCAGCACGGCGCCGGGACGCCCTGGGGCGACCTGGGCATCCTCGCGGTGTGGGCGGCGGTCGGCCTGGCCGCGGCGGGGCGCTTCTTCCGCTGGGAGTGA
- a CDS encoding helix-turn-helix transcriptional regulator — protein MKYVGGASQGAAEEQTTGERRTRNRVARSVLDHGPSTAADLAQRLGLTQAAVRRHLDALVAENIVEPRDQRVYGHRGRGRPAKVFALTDCGRDAFDQAYDVLAADALRWIAESAGGGRDGQAAVSAFARARVAAQAERYRAMIDAAAPEDRTRALARALSADGYAATTRSAPGPAGEQLCQHHCPVAHTAEQFPELCEAEAEVFSRLLGTHVQRLATIAHGDGVCTTFVPQAPHPTGPDHTARSATTDQTQTTDQASASTSGRKPA, from the coding sequence GTGAAATACGTCGGTGGTGCCTCTCAGGGGGCGGCGGAGGAGCAGACGACCGGGGAGCGGCGCACCCGCAACCGGGTCGCCCGGTCCGTCCTGGACCACGGACCCTCCACCGCGGCCGACCTGGCACAGCGGCTCGGCCTCACCCAGGCCGCCGTCCGCCGCCATCTGGACGCACTCGTGGCGGAGAATATCGTCGAGCCCCGCGACCAGCGGGTCTACGGCCACCGCGGCCGCGGCAGACCCGCCAAGGTCTTCGCTCTGACCGACTGCGGCCGGGACGCGTTCGACCAGGCCTACGACGTACTCGCCGCCGACGCGCTGCGCTGGATCGCCGAGTCCGCCGGCGGCGGGCGGGACGGCCAGGCCGCGGTCTCGGCTTTCGCCCGCGCACGGGTCGCGGCCCAGGCCGAACGCTACCGTGCGATGATCGACGCGGCGGCCCCCGAGGACCGCACCCGGGCACTGGCCCGTGCGCTGTCCGCCGACGGGTACGCCGCCACGACCCGCAGCGCACCCGGTCCCGCCGGAGAGCAGCTGTGCCAGCACCACTGCCCGGTCGCCCATACGGCCGAACAGTTCCCCGAATTGTGCGAGGCGGAGGCCGAGGTCTTCTCCCGCCTGCTCGGGACACACGTCCAGCGGCTGGCCACCATCGCGCACGGCGACGGCGTATGCACCACCTTCGTCCCGCAGGCCCCGCACCCGACCGGTCCCGATCACACCGCTCGGTCGGCAACCACCGATCAGACCCAGACCACCGACCAGGCATCTGCCAGCACGTCCGGGAGGAAACCCGCATGA
- a CDS encoding ABC transporter ATP-binding protein, which produces MRNEPAVEVTGLVKRYGTRTAVDGLDLAVPRGSVTAVLGPNGAGKTTTVEICEGYRRPDGGSVRVLGLDPAARGAALRPRIGVMLQAGGVYPGARAEEMLRHTAALHAHPIDPALLIERLGLESCGRTTYRRLSGGQQQRLALAMAVVGRPELVFLDEPTAGLDPQARHATWDLVRELRADGATVVLTTHFMDEAEQLADQVVIIDGGRSIAAGAPEELCRGGAEGTLRFSGRPGLDLASLLKALPADSLAAELSAGTYRIEGKVDPQLLATVTSWCAQHGVMPDRLAVERRTLEDVFLELTGRELRG; this is translated from the coding sequence ATGCGAAACGAGCCCGCGGTCGAGGTGACCGGTCTGGTCAAGCGGTACGGGACCAGGACCGCGGTCGACGGCCTCGACCTGGCCGTGCCCCGCGGCAGCGTCACCGCCGTGCTCGGCCCCAACGGCGCCGGCAAGACCACGACCGTCGAGATCTGTGAAGGCTACCGGCGCCCCGACGGCGGCAGCGTCCGGGTCCTCGGGCTCGACCCGGCCGCCCGGGGCGCGGCGCTGCGGCCGAGAATCGGCGTGATGCTGCAGGCCGGCGGGGTCTACCCGGGCGCGCGCGCCGAGGAGATGCTGCGGCACACCGCCGCGCTGCACGCCCACCCCATCGACCCGGCGCTGCTGATCGAACGCCTCGGCCTGGAGTCCTGCGGGCGCACCACCTACCGGCGGCTGTCCGGCGGGCAGCAGCAGCGGCTCGCGCTGGCGATGGCCGTGGTCGGCCGCCCCGAACTGGTCTTCCTCGACGAGCCGACCGCGGGCCTGGACCCGCAGGCCAGGCACGCCACCTGGGACCTGGTCCGCGAACTGCGCGCGGACGGCGCCACGGTGGTGCTGACCACCCACTTCATGGACGAGGCTGAGCAGCTCGCCGACCAGGTGGTGATCATCGACGGCGGCCGGTCGATCGCCGCCGGCGCCCCCGAGGAGCTGTGCCGCGGCGGCGCCGAGGGCACCTTGCGCTTCTCCGGCCGCCCGGGCCTGGACCTGGCTTCGCTGCTCAAGGCGCTGCCCGCGGACAGCCTGGCCGCCGAGCTGAGCGCGGGCACCTACCGCATCGAGGGCAAGGTCGATCCGCAGCTGCTGGCCACCGTCACCTCCTGGTGCGCCCAGCACGGCGTGATGCCCGACCGCCTCGCGGTCGAGCGCCGCACCCTGGAGGACGTCTTCTTGGAACTGACCGGCAGGGAGCTGCGCGGATGA
- a CDS encoding amidohydrolase, which produces MAGARGRLVDAYGHGVLPGDLGIGAFEALLPGAAAPGTTLFDSPAGFAVRRWCPPLLGLEPHCSPARYLARRRELGAYEAARLLLRGTGIRAYLVDTGEPGDLTPPKELGAAGSAAAYEIVRLEPLAQQVADTSGTVDCFLANLAESVHGAALSAVGFSCAAEALVDGPPPSHGPPGPVEVRYAAARWLATRRIGERPADPVLLRHLVWHALAGGLPLALRHRQDGPGPAAVAGFLRATSGLGTDVVLLPGPAHVRSAALLAADLPHVCLAIGGDPAEALSRAPFGKVLYAGGAVGLPELYVSGARGFLAALDRLVGERVAAGEWSAADGQRVAALVGEGNARRVYRLPGVVGRRGH; this is translated from the coding sequence ATGGCCGGGGCGCGGGGTCGCCTGGTGGACGCGTACGGCCACGGGGTCCTGCCCGGCGACCTCGGTATCGGCGCCTTCGAGGCCCTGCTGCCCGGCGCCGCGGCGCCGGGCACGACGCTGTTCGACAGCCCCGCCGGCTTCGCGGTACGCCGCTGGTGCCCGCCGTTACTGGGCCTTGAGCCGCACTGCTCCCCGGCCCGCTATCTGGCCCGCCGCCGCGAGCTGGGCGCGTACGAGGCGGCCCGGCTGCTGCTGCGCGGCACCGGTATCCGCGCGTACCTGGTCGACACCGGCGAGCCCGGTGACCTGACGCCGCCCAAGGAGCTGGGCGCGGCGGGCAGCGCGGCGGCGTACGAGATCGTCCGGCTCGAACCGCTGGCCCAGCAGGTGGCCGATACCTCGGGCACGGTGGACTGTTTTCTGGCCAATCTCGCGGAGTCCGTGCACGGCGCCGCGCTCAGCGCCGTCGGCTTCTCCTGCGCGGCGGAAGCGCTGGTGGACGGCCCGCCGCCGTCGCACGGGCCGCCGGGACCGGTCGAGGTGCGGTACGCCGCCGCGCGCTGGCTGGCCACCCGGCGGATCGGTGAGCGGCCCGCCGATCCGGTGCTGCTGCGCCATCTGGTCTGGCACGCGCTGGCCGGCGGCCTGCCGCTGGCACTGCGGCACCGGCAGGACGGGCCGGGGCCGGCCGCGGTGGCGGGTTTTCTGCGGGCCACCTCGGGGCTCGGCACCGACGTGGTGCTGCTGCCGGGGCCCGCGCACGTGAGGTCGGCTGCCCTGCTGGCCGCCGACCTCCCGCACGTCTGCCTGGCGATCGGCGGCGACCCGGCCGAGGCGCTGTCCCGCGCGCCCTTCGGCAAGGTGCTCTACGCGGGCGGCGCGGTCGGGCTGCCCGAGCTGTACGTCAGCGGTGCGCGCGGCTTCCTGGCCGCCCTCGACCGGCTGGTCGGCGAGCGGGTCGCGGCGGGGGAGTGGTCAGCGGCGGACGGGCAGCGGGTCGCCGCCCTGGTCGGCGAGGGCAACGCCCGCCGCGTCTACCGGCTGCCCGGGGTCGTCGGCCGGCGCGGGCACTGA
- a CDS encoding non-heme iron oxygenase ferredoxin subunit produces MNGIDAYVRVCALGDLEEDTPHRVEIDGVPVSVVRTEGDVFAINDICSHSNVSLSEGEVEDCQIECWLHGSSFDLRTGKPSGLPATRPVPVYPVKIVGDDVLVSVTQES; encoded by the coding sequence ATGAACGGCATCGACGCCTACGTGCGCGTCTGCGCGCTCGGCGACCTGGAGGAGGACACTCCCCACCGGGTCGAGATCGACGGTGTGCCGGTCTCGGTGGTCCGTACCGAGGGCGATGTGTTCGCGATCAACGACATCTGCTCGCACTCCAACGTCTCGCTCTCCGAGGGCGAGGTCGAGGACTGCCAGATCGAGTGCTGGCTGCACGGGTCGAGTTTCGACCTGCGCACCGGCAAGCCGTCCGGGCTGCCCGCCACGCGGCCCGTCCCCGTATACCCCGTCAAGATCGTTGGGGACGACGTGCTCGTCTCCGTCACCCAGGAGTCCTGA
- a CDS encoding heme o synthase produces MTAVESRPAGVIGTGSGHRPLQARVMGFVALTKPRIIELLLITTVPVMFLAAGGVPDLWLVLATVVGGYLSAGGANALNMYIDRDIDALMHRTEQRPLVTGLVSPREGLVFGITLSVVSTVWFAVLVNPLSAGLSLTAILYYVFVYTLGLKRRTAQNIVWGGVAGCLQVFIGWSAVRNELGWAPFVLFLVLFFWTPPHYWPLSMKVKDDYARVGVPMLPVVAGNQVVARQIVIYSWVMVLTSLTLWWPLGETSWFYPLVAAVLGAFWLKEAHGLHARAKAGVTGAKLKEMRLFHWSITYATLLFVAVAVDPFLH; encoded by the coding sequence GTGACGGCCGTCGAATCCCGACCCGCAGGGGTCATCGGGACGGGCTCAGGTCATCGGCCGCTGCAGGCCCGTGTCATGGGGTTCGTGGCGCTGACCAAGCCGCGCATCATCGAGCTGCTGCTCATTACGACGGTCCCGGTCATGTTCCTCGCGGCCGGCGGGGTGCCCGACCTGTGGCTGGTGCTGGCGACCGTGGTCGGCGGCTACCTGTCCGCGGGCGGGGCCAACGCGCTCAACATGTACATCGACCGCGACATCGACGCGCTCATGCACCGCACCGAGCAGCGTCCGCTGGTCACCGGGCTGGTCTCGCCCCGCGAGGGCCTGGTCTTCGGCATCACGCTGTCCGTGGTGTCCACGGTGTGGTTCGCGGTGCTGGTCAACCCGCTGTCCGCGGGCCTGTCGCTGACCGCGATCCTCTACTACGTCTTCGTCTACACCCTGGGCCTCAAGCGCCGCACCGCCCAGAACATCGTGTGGGGCGGCGTCGCCGGCTGCCTCCAGGTCTTCATCGGCTGGTCCGCGGTGCGCAACGAGCTGGGCTGGGCGCCCTTCGTGCTCTTCCTTGTCCTCTTCTTCTGGACGCCGCCGCACTACTGGCCGCTGTCGATGAAGGTCAAGGACGACTACGCGCGGGTCGGCGTGCCGATGCTCCCGGTGGTCGCGGGCAACCAGGTGGTGGCCCGGCAGATCGTCATCTACAGCTGGGTGATGGTGCTGACGTCGCTCACGCTGTGGTGGCCGCTGGGTGAGACGTCCTGGTTCTACCCGCTGGTCGCGGCGGTGCTCGGCGCCTTCTGGCTCAAGGAGGCGCACGGGCTGCACGCCCGGGCCAAGGCCGGCGTGACCGGCGCGAAGCTCAAGGAGATGCGGCTCTTCCACTGGTCGATCACGTACGCCACGCTGCTCTTCGTGGCCGTGGCGGTCGACCCCTTCCTCCACTAG
- a CDS encoding COX15/CtaA family protein: MFPVPKLPEIARNPLAWIAARWTPAPATVRRATLSAVLMSVVIVVTGGAVRLTGSGLGCPTAPRCVGDSWVPTSAMGVHGAIEFTNRMLTYVLCAAVGWAIIAVRSQKPYRRELVLLGWAQFWMVVANAVLGAFTVLTGLNPYTVCVHFLLAFLLIVLTVLLWQRSAEGDAPARPLVGKPVRQMAWILTGATALLIAVGTVVTGAGPHAGDSSDVHRIPVDWKSVAQLHADVAWVVVALTAALWFVLRAVDAPAGPRDRTRDLFLVLMGQGVIGYVQYFTDLPEAVVGLHMFGASIIWIALLRVLLSMRERPAVEPGARSVPAPADDPGQPVDAAGVALADQGGDPLPVRR, encoded by the coding sequence ATGTTCCCCGTGCCAAAGCTCCCCGAAATCGCGCGAAACCCGCTCGCCTGGATCGCCGCCCGGTGGACGCCGGCCCCGGCCACCGTCCGCAGGGCGACGCTGTCCGCCGTGCTCATGTCGGTGGTCATCGTGGTCACCGGCGGTGCGGTCCGGCTGACCGGCTCGGGGCTGGGCTGCCCCACCGCGCCGCGCTGCGTGGGCGACAGCTGGGTGCCGACCTCGGCGATGGGCGTGCACGGCGCGATCGAGTTCACCAACCGGATGCTGACGTACGTGCTGTGCGCCGCCGTCGGCTGGGCCATCATCGCGGTGCGCTCGCAGAAGCCGTACCGCAGGGAGCTGGTCCTGCTGGGCTGGGCGCAGTTCTGGATGGTCGTCGCCAACGCGGTGCTCGGCGCCTTCACCGTGCTCACCGGCCTGAACCCGTACACGGTCTGCGTGCACTTCCTGCTGGCCTTCCTCCTCATCGTGCTGACCGTGCTGCTGTGGCAGCGGTCGGCCGAGGGCGACGCGCCGGCCCGGCCGCTGGTGGGCAAGCCGGTACGGCAGATGGCCTGGATACTGACCGGCGCGACCGCGCTGCTGATCGCGGTGGGCACGGTGGTGACCGGTGCGGGGCCGCACGCGGGCGACTCCAGCGATGTGCACCGCATCCCGGTGGACTGGAAATCCGTCGCGCAGCTGCACGCGGACGTGGCCTGGGTGGTCGTGGCGCTCACCGCGGCGCTGTGGTTCGTGCTGCGGGCGGTGGACGCGCCCGCCGGGCCGCGCGACCGCACCAGGGACCTCTTCCTGGTCCTGATGGGCCAGGGCGTGATCGGCTACGTCCAGTACTTCACGGATCTGCCCGAGGCGGTCGTCGGGCTGCACATGTTCGGCGCGAGCATCATCTGGATCGCGCTGCTGCGGGTGCTGCTGTCGATGCGGGAGCGGCCGGCGGTTGAGCCCGGCGCGCGGTCAGTGCCCGCGCCGGCCGACGACCCCGGGCAGCCGGTAGACGCGGCGGGCGTTGCCCTCGCCGACCAGGGCGGCGACCCGCTGCCCGTCCGCCGCTGA
- the tkt gene encoding transketolase: MSKQPTTADLDWTDLDRRAVDTARVLAMDSVQRVGNGHPGTAMSLAPAAYLLFQKVMRHDPADADWTGRDRFVLSAGHSSLTLYTQLYLAGYGLELADLESFRTWGSRTPGHPEYGHTTGVETTTGPLGQGVANAVGMAMASRYERGLFDPDAEPGTSPFDHTIWAIAGDGCLQEGISAEASSLAGHQKLGNLVLLWDDNHISIEGDTETAVSEDTVKRYEAYGWHVQRVEPLPSGDLDPHALYAALLAAKAETGRPSFIAARSIIAWPAPHAQNTEAAHGSALGEDEVRATKEVLGFDPDQHFAVADDVIAHTRAVSERARETRAVWEKSFAAWRTASPEHAATFDRIDAAELPEGWQSHLPAFETGKPLATRAASGKVLEALGAVVPELWGGSADLAGSNNTTIDKTSSFLPDGNPLPGANRYGRTVHFGIREHSMAAEMNGITLHGNTRVYGGTFLVFSDYMRNAVRLSALMHLPVTYVWTHDSIGLGEDGPTHQPVEHLASLRAIPGLNVVRPADANETAIAWREIFKRWTKEFGKGAPHGLALTRQGVPTYERNEDAARGGYVLFEAEGGPARVILIGTGSEVQLAVGAREELQAAGIPTRVVSMPCVEWFEQEDQAYRDGVLPPSVKARVAVEAGIALTWHRFVGDAGRIVSLEHFGASADAKVLFREFGFTAEAVAAAARESLAAADR; the protein is encoded by the coding sequence GTGAGCAAGCAGCCGACCACCGCAGACCTTGACTGGACAGATCTGGACCGACGGGCGGTCGACACCGCCCGCGTCCTGGCCATGGACTCCGTGCAGAGGGTCGGCAACGGCCACCCCGGCACGGCGATGAGCCTGGCCCCTGCCGCGTACCTGCTGTTCCAGAAGGTCATGCGGCACGACCCCGCGGACGCCGACTGGACCGGCCGCGACCGTTTCGTGCTCTCCGCAGGCCACAGCAGCCTGACTCTCTACACCCAGCTCTACCTGGCCGGGTACGGCCTGGAGCTGGCGGACCTGGAAAGCTTCCGCACCTGGGGCTCGCGCACCCCCGGCCACCCGGAGTACGGCCACACCACCGGAGTCGAGACCACCACCGGCCCGCTCGGCCAGGGTGTCGCCAACGCGGTCGGCATGGCGATGGCCTCCCGTTACGAGCGCGGCCTGTTCGACCCGGACGCGGAGCCGGGCACCTCGCCTTTCGACCACACCATCTGGGCGATCGCCGGTGACGGCTGCCTCCAGGAGGGCATCTCCGCCGAGGCGTCCTCGCTGGCCGGGCACCAGAAGCTCGGCAATCTGGTGCTGCTGTGGGACGACAACCACATCTCCATCGAGGGCGACACCGAGACCGCGGTGTCCGAGGACACCGTCAAGCGCTACGAGGCGTACGGCTGGCACGTGCAGCGCGTCGAGCCGCTGCCCAGCGGCGACCTGGACCCGCACGCCCTGTACGCGGCGCTGCTCGCCGCCAAGGCGGAGACCGGCCGGCCGTCCTTCATCGCGGCCCGCTCGATCATCGCCTGGCCCGCCCCGCACGCGCAGAACACCGAGGCCGCGCACGGCTCGGCGCTGGGCGAGGACGAGGTCAGGGCCACCAAGGAGGTGCTCGGCTTCGACCCCGACCAGCACTTCGCGGTGGCCGACGACGTGATCGCGCACACCCGCGCGGTCAGCGAGCGCGCGCGCGAGACCAGGGCCGTGTGGGAGAAGTCCTTCGCCGCCTGGCGCACCGCCAGCCCCGAGCACGCCGCGACCTTCGACCGGATCGACGCGGCCGAGCTGCCCGAGGGCTGGCAGTCGCACCTGCCGGCGTTCGAGACGGGCAAGCCCCTCGCCACCCGGGCGGCTTCCGGCAAGGTGCTGGAGGCGCTGGGCGCCGTCGTGCCCGAGCTGTGGGGCGGTTCCGCGGACCTGGCGGGCTCGAACAACACCACGATCGACAAGACGTCGTCGTTCCTGCCCGACGGCAACCCGCTGCCGGGCGCGAACCGTTACGGCCGCACGGTCCACTTCGGCATCCGCGAGCACTCGATGGCCGCCGAGATGAACGGCATCACCCTGCACGGCAACACCCGGGTCTACGGCGGCACCTTCCTGGTGTTCTCCGACTACATGCGCAACGCGGTGCGGCTGTCCGCGCTGATGCACCTGCCGGTGACGTACGTGTGGACGCACGACTCGATCGGCCTGGGCGAGGACGGCCCGACCCACCAGCCGGTGGAGCACCTGGCGTCGCTGCGGGCCATCCCGGGGCTGAACGTGGTGCGCCCGGCGGACGCCAACGAGACCGCCATCGCCTGGCGGGAGATCTTCAAGCGCTGGACGAAGGAGTTCGGCAAGGGCGCCCCGCACGGCCTGGCGCTCACCCGGCAGGGCGTACCGACGTACGAGCGCAACGAGGACGCGGCGCGCGGCGGCTACGTGCTGTTCGAGGCCGAGGGCGGGCCCGCGCGGGTCATCCTGATCGGCACCGGTTCCGAGGTGCAGCTGGCCGTCGGCGCCCGCGAGGAGCTGCAGGCCGCGGGCATCCCCACCCGGGTGGTGTCGATGCCGTGCGTGGAGTGGTTCGAGCAGGAGGACCAGGCGTACCGGGACGGCGTGCTGCCGCCCTCGGTGAAGGCCCGGGTCGCGGTGGAGGCCGGCATCGCGCTGACCTGGCACCGCTTCGTGGGGGACGCGGGACGCATCGTCAGCCTTGAGCACTTCGGTGCCTCGGCGGACGCGAAGGTGCTGTTCCGCGAGTTCGGGTTCACCGCGGAGGCGGTGGCCGCCGCGGCGCGGGAATCTCTCGCCGCCGCTGATCGCTGA